A stretch of the Synechocystis sp. PCC 7338 genome encodes the following:
- the yidD gene encoding membrane protein insertion efficiency factor YidD, producing MMKKLLLTLIKIYRILISPLFPPSCRFQPTCSQYALDAMEIHGVWRGSYLALKRILRCHPLHPGGYDPVPNPDQEKASS from the coding sequence ATGATGAAAAAGTTGCTTTTAACTCTGATCAAAATCTATCGAATTTTGATTTCACCATTGTTTCCGCCCAGTTGTCGTTTCCAGCCCACCTGCTCTCAGTATGCCCTAGATGCGATGGAAATCCACGGAGTCTGGCGGGGGAGTTATTTGGCTCTGAAAAGGATTTTACGCTGCCATCCCCTCCATCCGGGGGGTTATGATCCCGTCCCCAATCCAGACCAAGAGAAAGCTTCTTCTTAA
- a CDS encoding GNAT family N-acetyltransferase — MVTLNETDLLVVRGVQFRDLENLDKLTDQQGATSGRSLASRLPHNPFWYGMLRALGCFPNPLQHLFHCFVAEQKPQGTISGFVQVAPFNTSRSTWKIEQLSVQTQAIQPELVTDPKGMGSQLLRYCFQNVWEARTWVLDVDVNDKNILALYRQNGFQPLAQITHWSLSAELLTNLAQNDPDLPNLLPVSNADAALLCQLDCVSMPPLMRQVFDRHVADFKRRFLSSLLNRWHNWYTHQEEVSGYVFEPQRKAAIAYFKLTLSTDGQQAHQAELTVHPAYTWLYPKLLVKMAQLVQGLPPQALMLESADYQHEREEYLEQLGAQRQQHRLLMSRSVWHKLKETKPERLQLSEVLQGLQPLPRTPIPSRISLLNLPLKSQKDRPDNQDKQANLGHEDLPENGHHI, encoded by the coding sequence ATGGTTACCCTTAATGAAACTGACTTGTTGGTGGTTCGGGGAGTTCAGTTCCGGGACCTGGAAAATTTAGATAAACTGACCGACCAACAGGGGGCAACGTCGGGACGTTCTTTAGCGAGTAGATTACCGCATAATCCTTTCTGGTACGGCATGCTCAGGGCCTTGGGTTGTTTTCCCAATCCGTTGCAACATCTTTTCCATTGCTTTGTGGCGGAACAGAAACCCCAGGGTACCATCAGTGGCTTTGTGCAAGTGGCCCCATTCAACACCAGTCGCTCCACTTGGAAAATAGAGCAACTATCGGTACAAACCCAGGCCATTCAACCGGAATTGGTAACAGACCCGAAAGGTATGGGATCCCAGCTATTGCGCTACTGTTTTCAAAATGTCTGGGAAGCTCGCACCTGGGTGTTGGATGTGGATGTAAACGATAAAAATATCCTTGCTCTTTACCGGCAGAATGGTTTTCAGCCCCTAGCCCAGATTACCCATTGGTCTTTGTCGGCGGAACTGTTGACCAATCTGGCCCAGAACGATCCTGATTTACCCAATTTACTGCCTGTCAGCAATGCTGATGCGGCCCTACTCTGTCAGCTTGATTGTGTTTCCATGCCTCCTTTGATGCGTCAGGTATTTGACCGCCATGTGGCGGATTTCAAACGGCGCTTTCTGAGTTCTTTATTAAACCGTTGGCACAATTGGTACACCCACCAGGAAGAAGTTAGTGGCTACGTCTTTGAACCCCAGCGTAAAGCGGCGATCGCCTATTTCAAACTTACTCTGTCCACCGATGGTCAACAGGCCCACCAAGCAGAATTAACCGTACATCCTGCCTACACTTGGCTCTATCCCAAATTGTTAGTGAAAATGGCCCAACTAGTGCAAGGTCTTCCCCCCCAGGCCCTAATGTTAGAATCAGCGGATTATCAACATGAACGGGAGGAATATTTGGAACAGTTGGGGGCTCAGCGTCAGCAACATCGTTTGTTGATGTCCCGTTCCGTCTGGCACAAACTCAAAGAAACTAAGCCAGAGCGATTGCAACTTTCCGAAGTATTACAGGGATTACAACCATTGCCCCGCACCCCCATTCCCAGTCGTATTTCCCTACTAAATCTGCCGTTAAAATCCCAAAAGGACCGTCCAGATAATCAAGATAAACAGGCTAATTTAGGGCATGAAGATTTACCGGAAAATGGCCATCACATTTAA
- a CDS encoding DUF2839 domain-containing protein translates to MGESKRRKQSLGDRYGQDQRVVEWLPLTKKQAEDFYKWTTKGAWIGIGVMAGLWVTVRFIGPTFGWWTVQ, encoded by the coding sequence ATGGGAGAATCAAAGCGTCGTAAACAATCCCTTGGCGATCGCTATGGCCAGGATCAACGGGTTGTCGAGTGGTTGCCTTTAACCAAAAAACAAGCCGAGGATTTCTATAAATGGACTACCAAAGGAGCCTGGATTGGCATTGGTGTGATGGCCGGCTTGTGGGTCACAGTCAGATTTATTGGCCCCACTTTTGGCTGGTGGACCGTCCAATAA
- a CDS encoding HAMP domain-containing sensor histidine kinase has translation MDTILFFSPSIVYGVNISSALSVTMGSNFPNRKSLPMAGDGFEQSIARLIVSIIPVQAIYYWYLRATPAEAEFIPTLSIVLQTEHAPQFVAEKCFKFIGDRQEELQRGKSLLTDLKQHWQEINPASFASGAGQGNIHNDLPYFLLPIFQHNQYVGGICLVGPHDQWRLEQYLFLQEVGTVFAYQYHGRSETLAPQGSSNETPMTINLSHIHHEFRTPLTAIIGFARMLRDELYGKLNLKQHQYVQGTLNSAEHLLSLVNDFLDLSKIDARCEELFYEQVAVEDLCLSVISMVQTKAKEKQLALNLTIDDGVDFCYVDQRRWKQILINLLSNGVKFTPQGSVTLAVKATDEALIFSVIDTGIGINPEDQRDLFQPFKQISRPLSFAEKGTGLGLALSRRLAQLHGGDIQLTSTPGVGSCFSAILPLKTPAKNHQT, from the coding sequence ATGGATACAATCCTATTTTTCAGTCCGTCTATTGTCTATGGCGTCAATATTTCTTCGGCTTTGAGTGTCACTATGGGTTCCAATTTCCCCAACAGGAAAAGTTTGCCAATGGCCGGAGATGGGTTTGAGCAATCCATAGCTAGATTGATTGTGAGCATTATTCCGGTGCAAGCAATTTATTATTGGTACTTGAGGGCTACCCCTGCCGAAGCAGAATTTATCCCGACCCTCTCCATTGTTCTCCAGACTGAGCATGCCCCACAGTTTGTGGCGGAAAAATGCTTCAAATTTATTGGCGATCGCCAAGAAGAGTTACAACGGGGAAAGAGCTTATTAACCGATTTAAAACAACACTGGCAAGAAATTAACCCAGCTAGTTTTGCTTCTGGGGCAGGGCAGGGAAACATCCATAACGATTTGCCTTATTTCCTCTTACCTATTTTTCAGCACAATCAATATGTTGGTGGCATTTGTTTAGTTGGGCCCCACGATCAATGGCGTCTTGAGCAATATTTGTTCCTGCAGGAAGTGGGTACGGTGTTTGCCTACCAATACCATGGCAGATCTGAAACTTTGGCTCCCCAAGGAAGTTCCAATGAGACCCCCATGACGATTAACTTGAGCCATATTCACCACGAATTTAGGACTCCCCTCACAGCCATCATTGGTTTTGCTAGAATGCTAAGGGATGAACTTTATGGCAAATTAAACCTTAAACAACACCAATATGTGCAAGGCACTTTAAACTCCGCTGAACACTTACTATCCCTGGTGAATGATTTTCTCGATCTATCAAAAATTGATGCCCGTTGCGAAGAATTATTTTATGAACAGGTTGCAGTGGAAGACCTATGTCTTTCCGTAATTTCCATGGTGCAAACTAAAGCTAAGGAAAAGCAATTAGCCCTAAATTTGACCATTGATGATGGAGTAGATTTTTGCTATGTCGATCAAAGGCGTTGGAAACAAATCTTAATTAATCTCCTTTCCAACGGAGTAAAATTTACTCCCCAAGGGAGTGTGACCTTGGCGGTAAAAGCCACCGATGAAGCATTAATTTTTTCCGTGATTGACACTGGCATTGGCATCAACCCGGAAGACCAGAGGGATTTGTTTCAACCTTTTAAGCAAATTTCCCGGCCCCTTAGTTTTGCTGAAAAAGGTACGGGCCTAGGGCTGGCCCTCTCCCGTCGCCTGGCCCAACTCCATGGCGGTGATATTCAATTAACTTCAACTCCTGGGGTTGGTAGCTGTTTTTCAGCTATTCTGCCCCTGAAAACACCGGCCAAAAATCACCAAACTTGA
- a CDS encoding ferredoxin-thioredoxin reductase variable chain — MNVGDRVRVTSSVVVYHHPEHKKIAFDLQDMEGEVAAVLTEWQGRPISANLPVLVKFEKRFKAHFRPDEVTIIEG; from the coding sequence ATGAATGTCGGCGATCGTGTTCGAGTCACCTCCTCCGTTGTGGTTTACCACCATCCAGAACATAAAAAAATAGCCTTTGATTTGCAGGATATGGAAGGAGAAGTGGCCGCCGTATTGACCGAATGGCAGGGCAGACCCATTAGTGCCAATTTGCCAGTGTTGGTGAAATTTGAAAAACGGTTCAAAGCCCATTTCCGCCCTGATGAAGTCACCATTATTGAGGGTTAA
- a CDS encoding peptidylprolyl isomerase, producing MSVVLTVGDRQVREDELYSLLVEYQLLPHLAREILLDQAVAHIQLTPEEEQQNLALFYQQTQITNEEQRQAWLKQSGMTLEQLEKSILRTGRLEKFKHQTWDDQLEGHFLNSKDKLDQVIYSLIRSRDSGIIQELYFRIQEGEGDFSSLARQYSEGPEAQNGGLIGPVELNVPHPQIVQLLKGTPAGQLCLPIAVGEWWILLRLEKYISSQLDDNIRQRLRNDLFQTWLSQQIQTKIEFAVPSPPEASQIDTDLVVTQE from the coding sequence ATGTCGGTGGTGTTGACGGTCGGCGATCGCCAGGTAAGGGAGGACGAATTGTATTCCCTACTGGTGGAGTATCAACTATTGCCCCATTTAGCCCGGGAAATCTTACTTGATCAGGCAGTGGCCCACATCCAACTGACCCCGGAAGAAGAACAGCAGAATTTAGCGCTTTTTTACCAACAAACCCAGATTACCAACGAAGAACAAAGACAGGCCTGGTTAAAGCAATCCGGCATGACCCTGGAGCAACTGGAAAAGTCAATTCTGCGCACCGGTCGTTTGGAAAAATTTAAACATCAAACCTGGGACGACCAACTGGAAGGGCATTTCCTCAACAGCAAAGATAAATTAGACCAGGTCATCTATTCCCTGATCCGTAGTCGAGATTCCGGCATTATTCAAGAACTATATTTTCGGATTCAGGAAGGAGAGGGGGATTTTAGTTCCTTAGCTCGGCAGTATTCCGAGGGGCCAGAGGCCCAAAATGGCGGCTTGATTGGCCCTGTTGAGCTAAATGTGCCCCATCCCCAAATAGTACAACTACTGAAAGGTACCCCCGCCGGACAACTCTGTCTGCCGATCGCCGTGGGAGAGTGGTGGATTCTGCTCAGGCTAGAAAAATACATTTCTAGTCAACTGGATGACAATATCCGGCAACGGTTGCGCAACGATCTTTTCCAAACCTGGTTGAGTCAACAAATCCAAACCAAAATCGAGTTTGCTGTCCCTTCTCCCCCTGAAGCATCGCAGATAGATACTGATTTGGTCGTAACTCAGGAATAA
- a CDS encoding AAA family ATPase yields the protein MNSISAPLDSSSQDPFLSLLQALQRTDFYPHRVQKPIQCLQTHCSVVFLTGKYAYKLKKPVDLGFLDYSTPAKRKHFLEEELRLNSPVAPDIYQEVLAVELKDNQWQWQEKEEPTGDNNNSQPKDYLLKMAQFPQDCLLLSLFEQGKLSSQDIIALAKRVAEFHQGTVTNAEITGFGDPEVIRQSVSANFSATEKYLGIAQEPNKYQQIRQFSENFYQSQEQIFRERQAMGRIRECHGDLHLRNLCQWRGKIQLFDRIEFNQPFRFVDVMYDIAFTVMDLQAKGRTDWACLFLNTYLEQTGDWHGLQVLLFYLCRQAYVRAKVTSFLLDDANLTKVEKEQALGTAKDYYHLAWQYSQQGQQIKREIVLMAGLSGSGKSTVAQQLGQLLPAVHIRSDAVRKHLGGVNLNKPGKANLYSKAMTEKVYHQLLDLAALVVNSGFNIILDAKFDRVSWRSPIVEFALREQLSLTIINCDAPIEVLTKRLQSRRGDISDATETLLLLQALDWEDFTESEEPWIFYFDTSSVEENHLPEELLRIFLPPSD from the coding sequence ATGAATAGCATTTCTGCGCCACTGGATTCGTCCTCCCAAGACCCCTTTCTTAGTTTGTTGCAGGCTTTGCAGCGCACTGATTTTTATCCCCACCGCGTTCAAAAACCGATTCAGTGTCTACAAACCCATTGTTCGGTGGTGTTTTTGACGGGGAAATATGCCTACAAGTTAAAAAAGCCGGTTGATTTAGGCTTTTTAGATTATTCAACTCCGGCGAAGCGCAAACATTTTTTAGAAGAAGAGTTGCGTTTAAATTCCCCCGTGGCACCGGATATTTACCAGGAAGTTTTAGCAGTTGAATTAAAAGATAACCAATGGCAGTGGCAGGAGAAAGAAGAGCCCACTGGAGATAATAATAACTCTCAGCCGAAGGATTATCTGCTAAAAATGGCTCAATTTCCCCAAGACTGTTTGCTTTTATCTTTGTTTGAACAGGGGAAGCTATCTAGCCAAGACATTATTGCCCTGGCCAAAAGAGTGGCGGAATTTCACCAGGGTACGGTAACCAATGCTGAAATTACTGGTTTTGGCGATCCGGAGGTAATTCGGCAGTCTGTATCAGCTAATTTCTCGGCGACGGAAAAATATTTAGGCATTGCCCAGGAGCCCAATAAATATCAACAAATTCGCCAATTTAGCGAGAATTTTTACCAAAGCCAGGAGCAAATCTTTCGAGAGAGACAGGCCATGGGCAGAATCCGTGAATGCCATGGTGATCTGCATTTGAGAAATTTATGTCAGTGGCGGGGAAAGATTCAATTATTTGATCGTATTGAGTTTAACCAACCATTTCGTTTTGTGGACGTGATGTATGACATTGCCTTTACGGTGATGGATTTGCAAGCAAAAGGTCGAACAGATTGGGCTTGTCTATTTCTCAATACTTATCTTGAACAAACGGGGGATTGGCATGGTTTACAGGTGTTACTATTTTATCTCTGCCGCCAGGCCTATGTGCGGGCGAAGGTAACTTCTTTTCTATTAGATGATGCCAATTTAACTAAGGTAGAAAAGGAACAAGCCTTAGGGACGGCTAAAGATTATTACCACTTGGCGTGGCAGTATAGTCAGCAGGGCCAACAAATAAAGAGAGAAATAGTTTTAATGGCTGGGTTGTCTGGGTCAGGAAAAAGCACCGTTGCCCAGCAACTTGGCCAACTTTTACCCGCTGTTCATATCCGCTCCGATGCGGTACGTAAACATTTGGGAGGAGTAAACTTAAACAAGCCGGGGAAAGCCAATTTGTACAGCAAGGCTATGACAGAAAAGGTTTATCACCAATTGCTTGATTTAGCTGCTCTAGTGGTCAACTCCGGTTTTAATATCATTCTCGATGCCAAATTTGACCGGGTATCATGGCGATCGCCAATTGTCGAATTTGCGTTACGGGAACAGCTTTCTTTAACCATTATCAATTGCGATGCTCCCATAGAAGTTTTAACCAAACGTCTGCAGTCTCGCCGGGGAGATATTTCCGATGCTACTGAGACGTTGTTACTGCTCCAGGCCCTAGATTGGGAAGATTTCACCGAATCGGAAGAACCGTGGATTTTTTACTTCGATACCTCTAGCGTGGAAGAAAACCATTTACCCGAAGAACTTTTACGAATATTTCTCCCCCCGTCTGATTGA
- the gltX gene encoding glutamate--tRNA ligase: MTVRVRIAPSPTGNLHIGTARTAVFNWLFARHTGGTFILRVEDTDLERSKPEYTENIQSGLQWLGLNWDEGPFFQTQRLDHYRQAIQKLLDQGLAYRCYCTSEELEQMREAQKANNQAPRYDNRHRNLSPEQEAAFLAEGRQPVIRFRIDDDRQIIWQDQIRGQMVWQGSDLGGDMVIARTPEKAEDGFGQPLYNLAVVVDDIDMAITHVIRGEDHIANTAKQILLYEALGATVPTFAHTPLILNQEGKKLSKRDGVTSIDDFRSMGFLPQAIANYMCLLGWTPPDSTQEIFTLAEAAEQFSLERVNKAGAKFDWQKLDWINSQYLHALPAAELMPLLIPYLEAGGYQVDLEKDQAWLESLASLIGPSLTRLTDAATESQLLFGDRLDLKEDGQKQLAVEGAKAVLEAALTFSQNMPELTLDEAKGEINRLTKELGLKKGVVMKSLRAGLMGTVQGPDLLQSWLLLHQKGWATTRLNQAIAQG, encoded by the coding sequence GTGACTGTCCGTGTCCGCATTGCCCCCAGTCCCACCGGAAATCTCCACATTGGGACTGCCCGCACCGCCGTTTTTAATTGGTTGTTTGCCCGCCACACCGGAGGCACTTTTATTCTGCGGGTGGAGGACACGGATTTGGAGCGCTCCAAGCCGGAATACACGGAAAATATTCAGTCGGGACTGCAATGGTTGGGCCTGAATTGGGATGAGGGGCCTTTTTTCCAAACCCAACGGCTGGATCATTACCGCCAAGCGATCCAAAAGTTGTTGGACCAGGGCCTAGCCTACCGCTGTTACTGCACCAGTGAAGAATTGGAGCAAATGCGGGAAGCCCAAAAGGCCAATAACCAAGCTCCCCGTTACGATAATCGCCATCGTAATTTAAGCCCGGAACAGGAAGCGGCTTTTCTCGCGGAAGGTCGCCAGCCGGTGATTCGTTTTCGCATTGACGACGATCGCCAGATTATTTGGCAGGATCAAATCCGGGGACAGATGGTTTGGCAGGGCAGTGATCTGGGGGGAGATATGGTCATTGCCCGGACACCGGAAAAAGCTGAGGATGGCTTTGGCCAACCCCTGTATAACCTGGCCGTGGTGGTGGACGACATTGACATGGCCATTACCCACGTGATCCGGGGGGAAGACCACATTGCCAATACTGCTAAGCAAATTTTGCTTTACGAAGCCCTGGGCGCAACGGTGCCTACCTTTGCCCACACGCCGTTAATTTTGAACCAGGAAGGCAAAAAATTATCCAAACGAGATGGGGTAACTTCCATTGATGATTTTCGCTCCATGGGTTTTCTGCCCCAGGCGATCGCCAATTATATGTGCTTGCTGGGCTGGACTCCCCCGGATTCGACCCAGGAAATTTTTACTTTGGCGGAAGCGGCGGAGCAATTTAGTTTGGAGCGGGTTAACAAGGCTGGGGCTAAGTTTGATTGGCAAAAATTGGATTGGATCAACAGCCAATATCTCCACGCTTTACCGGCGGCGGAATTAATGCCCCTATTGATTCCCTACTTAGAAGCCGGGGGTTATCAAGTTGATCTAGAAAAAGATCAAGCTTGGTTGGAAAGTTTGGCCAGCCTAATTGGCCCTAGTTTAACTAGGCTCACCGATGCGGCCACAGAAAGTCAGTTACTCTTTGGCGATCGCCTAGACCTCAAAGAAGATGGACAAAAACAATTGGCTGTGGAAGGGGCTAAAGCGGTGTTAGAAGCGGCGTTAACCTTTAGTCAGAATATGCCTGAGTTAACCTTGGATGAAGCCAAAGGGGAAATTAATCGTTTGACCAAAGAATTGGGTCTGAAAAAAGGCGTGGTGATGAAATCCCTCCGGGCTGGGCTGATGGGCACAGTGCAGGGGCCGGATCTATTGCAATCCTGGTTATTACTACACCAAAAGGGCTGGGCCACAACCCGTCTTAACCAGGCGATCGCCCAAGGATAA
- a CDS encoding thioesterase family protein, with product MATFTYERRVYLGDTDGAGVVYFNQFLQMCHEAYESWLMAENLSLQKVISAGDLAMPLVHANVDFFSPAYCGDRLVVTLTVTLASPHRFCCDYQISQAESLQLVARAQTHHVCIALPVRKKAPLPPSWQRAIGDLDHH from the coding sequence ATGGCGACCTTCACCTATGAACGACGGGTTTACCTGGGGGATACCGATGGGGCCGGGGTGGTTTATTTTAATCAATTTCTGCAGATGTGCCACGAAGCCTATGAAAGTTGGCTGATGGCGGAAAATTTATCTTTACAAAAAGTGATTAGTGCTGGGGATTTGGCCATGCCCTTGGTCCACGCAAACGTTGATTTTTTCTCCCCTGCCTACTGTGGTGATCGCCTGGTGGTGACCCTGACCGTTACCCTGGCTAGTCCCCATCGTTTTTGCTGTGATTATCAGATCAGCCAGGCAGAATCGTTGCAATTGGTGGCCCGAGCCCAAACCCACCACGTCTGCATTGCCTTACCAGTAAGGAAAAAAGCGCCATTACCTCCCAGTTGGCAAAGGGCGATCGGTGACTTAGATCACCATTGA
- a CDS encoding efflux RND transporter periplasmic adaptor subunit has product MVKKRSQFPMLSSMVALALLNTACGGDKPGASAPKAIPVQLQTLETSSVTDSNEFVGNLVATKFVELAPKIDGRILRIYAQWGQQVNEGDPILLLEPTQQQENVNAAVGNLNIQRSNFQVSEANLRTSESERDAAQSFVTTQEANLARAIADLANSQEVLKTREADLKRAQANLNLAQINFKRSQFLVETGVQPQQDLDNRTTQLEDAKANTEAAQKTVQAAKATVQANQSSVSASRSAVQQAKDNYQAAVQRVNASRATVSSQKGAIEQAQGQLGATSQELIYNRVLAPVSGVVGNLPLQIGDFVRTGQSFTTITNNTEFELDINVPVERYNDLRIGLPVEIVRSDGQAGEVGRISFISPTANRSDQSILAKVIFKNDGSLRNNQYVRVRIIWDRQPGFLIPTTAVTSIGAQQFIFVAQPKNAQGDSKEGTSSMELVARQTPVVLGGIQGQSYQVISGVKAGERVAVSRILELRDGMAIEPASAATPSSNSGSGAGADNKQKQQS; this is encoded by the coding sequence ATGGTTAAAAAACGCTCCCAGTTCCCCATGCTCAGCTCAATGGTGGCCCTTGCCCTGCTCAACACAGCCTGTGGAGGGGATAAGCCAGGGGCCAGTGCTCCCAAAGCCATTCCAGTGCAGTTGCAAACCCTAGAAACTAGCTCCGTGACTGACAGTAATGAATTTGTCGGTAACCTGGTGGCAACCAAATTTGTCGAGCTAGCACCCAAAATCGACGGACGTATTTTAAGGATTTATGCCCAGTGGGGGCAGCAGGTGAATGAAGGGGATCCCATTCTACTCCTGGAACCCACCCAGCAACAGGAAAATGTCAATGCTGCCGTGGGTAATCTCAACATCCAGCGGTCCAATTTTCAGGTCAGTGAAGCTAATCTTCGCACCTCCGAATCGGAAAGGGATGCAGCCCAGTCCTTTGTTACTACCCAAGAGGCTAATCTCGCCCGGGCGATCGCCGATTTAGCCAATTCCCAGGAGGTATTAAAAACCAGAGAAGCGGATTTAAAGCGAGCCCAAGCTAATCTGAATTTGGCCCAAATTAACTTTAAACGGTCTCAATTCCTGGTGGAAACGGGAGTACAACCCCAACAGGATTTGGACAATCGCACCACCCAACTGGAAGATGCCAAAGCTAACACCGAAGCGGCTCAAAAAACAGTCCAAGCGGCCAAAGCTACCGTTCAAGCTAACCAGTCCAGCGTCTCTGCCTCCAGATCCGCCGTGCAACAGGCCAAAGATAATTACCAAGCCGCCGTGCAAAGGGTGAACGCTTCCCGAGCTACTGTCAGCTCCCAAAAAGGCGCGATTGAACAGGCCCAGGGCCAACTTGGCGCTACCTCCCAGGAATTAATCTACAACAGAGTTTTGGCCCCGGTTAGTGGTGTTGTCGGTAACTTACCGTTGCAGATTGGCGATTTTGTCCGCACGGGGCAGAGCTTCACCACCATCACCAACAACACAGAATTTGAGCTGGACATCAACGTACCAGTGGAGCGATACAACGATCTACGCATCGGCCTGCCAGTGGAAATTGTCCGTAGTGATGGCCAAGCAGGGGAAGTGGGGCGCATCAGCTTTATTTCCCCCACCGCCAACCGCAGTGACCAGTCCATCCTCGCTAAGGTGATTTTCAAAAATGACGGGAGCCTCCGCAATAACCAGTACGTCCGGGTCAGAATTATTTGGGACCGCCAGCCTGGCTTTTTGATCCCCACCACAGCGGTTACTTCCATCGGTGCCCAGCAGTTTATTTTTGTTGCCCAACCGAAAAATGCCCAGGGTGACAGTAAAGAAGGCACCAGCAGCATGGAATTGGTAGCGAGACAAACCCCGGTGGTTTTAGGCGGTATCCAGGGGCAATCCTACCAAGTCATTTCTGGAGTTAAGGCCGGTGAACGGGTGGCGGTATCAAGAATTTTGGAATTGCGGGATGGCATGGCCATTGAGCCCGCTAGTGCGGCTACCCCTTCCAGTAACAGCGGCAGTGGTGCTGGGGCCGACAACAAACAGAAACAGCAATCCTAA